Part of the Vibrio sp. SCSIO 43137 genome, GCCGGGCTGTAAGTGTATCTCTCGCCTGGTTGATGATTATCTATATTGTTCCGGTGTTCGGCGTATTCTGCTACTTCCTGTTTGGTGAGCTAAATCTGGGAAGAAAAAGAGCGGAGCGAGCCAAACAGATGTTTTCTCCCTTTGGCGACTGGTTTAATCAACTTCACGACTGCCAGGCTCATCTGCCTGACCTGATGAGCCCTCAAATTAGCAAGATTGATCAACTCTGCACCAACCGAATGAGCATTCCTGCTTTATGCGGAAACGATCTGTCACTTAAATCTTCTCCCGATGACATTCTGCTCTCCATTATTAAAGATATTGAATCTGCCCGGCGCCAGATAAGAATGGTGTTCTATATCTGGCATCCGGGCGGGCTGGCGGACTCCGTCGGATCGGCACTGATAAAAGCAGCTAAAAGAGGCGTTGAAGTTAACCTTCTGCTCGATTCTGCTGGTAGCCACCGCTTCTTTAAAAGCCATTGGCCGGCCATGATGCAGCAAGCCGGGATAAGGGTAGAACAAGCTCTGGCGGTAAGCCCGTGGCGTGTATTTCTACGCCGGCTGGATCTCAGACAACACAGAAAAATCGTGGTTATTGATGATGAGATAGCCTATACGGGCTCAATGAATATGGTTGACCCCGCTTTCTTTAAACAGAATGCCGGTGTTGGCAAATGGATCGATGTTATGCTCCGCGTCACCGGCCCTACGGTGAACGTATTATCGGCGATACATTCATGGGACTGGGAAGTTGAAACGGGTAAAAGAGAGTTCCCTGTACTGCCGGAGTGCCTGTTAGACAATAGCTCAGCGGCAATGCCTATTCAGGTTGTACCTTCAGGCCCCGGCATGCCGGACAATCTTATTCAACAGGTTCTGACCCTAACCATTAATCAGGCTCAGAAAAATGTAAGAATAACTACTCCTTACTTTGTTCCCAGTGAGGAGCTGCTGGAAGAGCTGAAGATGACGGCGCAGCGAGGAGTCTGCGTTGAGGTGATTATACCAAAACACAACGACTCCCTTATGGTTCAGTGGGCGTCAAGGGCTTTCTATCAGGAGCTGCTGGAAGCGGGTGTCAGAATATACGAATTTGAAGGCGGATTACTGCATACCAAATCGGTTGTGGTTGATGAGATGTACTGCCTTGCCGGAACAGTAAACCTGGATATGAGAAGTTTGTGGCTTAACTTCGAACTTACTCTGGCTATCGATAGTGTCGCCTTTACCAAGCAGATGCACGCCCTTCAACAGGAGTATATTGAATCATCTGATGCAGTCAGTCTGGAGCAATGGTCAAAACGTAAAGTTCACTACCGCTTCTTTGAGCGTATTTTCTTCCTGTTTAGTCCGCTGTTGTAACATCCCCAATTTACCTTCTATCCATGTCACAAGGCTGCAGTTATACCCGCAGCCTTTGTTTTATAGCCATAAGAGCTAACAGAAATCTTGCCTTACGCCTTTCAACATGGTTTAAATAAAACAACAAATCAGACCAACAAAAGCATAAAGGAAGTTAAATGTCCGGACATAAACAGACCAAGCTGGTTAACGCAGGGCGCAGTAAAAAATGGACCAATGGTGTGGTTAACCCTCCCGTTCAGCGGGCCTCTACTGTGGTTTTTGACAGCGTAGAAGAAAAACGCAAAGCCAC contains:
- the cls gene encoding cardiolipin synthase — its product is MEQIYQLITLISVALYWVLVAGVTIRVVLRRRAVSVSLAWLMIIYIVPVFGVFCYFLFGELNLGRKRAERAKQMFSPFGDWFNQLHDCQAHLPDLMSPQISKIDQLCTNRMSIPALCGNDLSLKSSPDDILLSIIKDIESARRQIRMVFYIWHPGGLADSVGSALIKAAKRGVEVNLLLDSAGSHRFFKSHWPAMMQQAGIRVEQALAVSPWRVFLRRLDLRQHRKIVVIDDEIAYTGSMNMVDPAFFKQNAGVGKWIDVMLRVTGPTVNVLSAIHSWDWEVETGKREFPVLPECLLDNSSAAMPIQVVPSGPGMPDNLIQQVLTLTINQAQKNVRITTPYFVPSEELLEELKMTAQRGVCVEVIIPKHNDSLMVQWASRAFYQELLEAGVRIYEFEGGLLHTKSVVVDEMYCLAGTVNLDMRSLWLNFELTLAIDSVAFTKQMHALQQEYIESSDAVSLEQWSKRKVHYRFFERIFFLFSPLL